The following nucleotide sequence is from Pseudomonas sp. S09G 359.
TGTTGCACCGCCATCAGGACGTGCTGGTGCTGGAGTTCGAACCCCGGCTCAAAGACTTTCAGCCACGCGCGTTGAAAGGTCGCACCAGCGACCTGGGCAAGATGCTGCAGCGTTTGCAGGCCGCGAAAACCCTGCAGGCGCTGTACGAAATCAGCGTGACCGAAATCCAGGCGATGACCGGCTACGACCGCGTGCTGATCTATCGCTTCGAAGACGAGGGCCACGGCCAGGTGATCGCCGAAGCGTCGGCACCGTCCATGGAACTGTTCAACGGGCTGTTCTTCCCCGCGTCTGACATCCCCGAGCAAGCCCGCGAGTTGTACCGCACCAACTGGCTACGCATCATCCCGAACGCAGCCTACGAACCGGTGCCGCTGCTGCCCAAGCTGCGCCCGGACACCGGCCAGCCCCTGGATTTGAGCTTCGCGACCCTGCGCAGTGTTTCGCCGATTCACTGCCAGTACATGCAGAACATGGGTGTGTTGTCGTCCATGAGTATCTCGCTGATGAAGGGCGATAAGCTGTGGGGCCTGATCAGCTGCGGCAACCGCGAGCCGCTGCTGGTGCCCAATGACCTGCGTACCGCCTGCCAGACCATCGGCCAGGTGTTGTCGTTGCAGATCAGCGCCATGGAAGCCCTGGACCTGAGCCGCCAGCGTGAAGAAAAAGTCGAGGCCCTGGCGCTGCTGGACCAGGCGATGAAAGCCTCGGACGTAAATGTGTTCGACGGCCTGGCACAGCAAGGCCAGTTGCTGATGGACCTGACCCTGTCCGGCGGCGTGGCAATCATCGAAGACAAACAGCTGCATCGCTATGGCAACTGCCCGGAACCGGCGCAGATCCGCGCGCTGCACAAGTGGCTGCAAAATGGCGGCGAGCCGGTGTTCTCCAGCCATAACCTGGCATCGGTCTACCCGCCGGCCGCCGAGTTCCAAAAGGTGGCCAGCGGGGTCCTGGCCATGAGCCTGCCCAAGCCGGTGGACAATGGCGTGCTGTGGTTCCGCCCGGAAGTCAAAGAGAACATCAACTGGAGCGGCGACCCAAACAAGCCACTGAACCTGGAAACTTCCGACACCGGCCTGCGCCTTCGCCCACGGACTTCGTTTGAAATCTGGAAAGTCGAAATGGCCGGTATCTCGACCAAATGGAGCCATGGCGACCGGTTTGCCGCCAACGACCTGCGCCGCTCGGCCCTGGAAAACGACCTGGCCCGCCAGGTGCTGCGCGAGCAACAAGCCGTGCGCGCCCGCGATGAGCTGGTGGCGGTGGTGTCCCATGACCTGCGCAACCCGATGACCGTGATCTCCATGCTGTGCGGCATGATGCAAAAAGCCTTCAGCTCGGACGGGCCGCACACCTCGCGGCGCATTTCTTCGGCCATCGACACCATGCAGCAGGCCGCCGGGCGCATGAACGTACTGCTGGAAGACTTGCTCGACACCTCGAAAATCGAGGCCGGTCGTTACGTGGTCAAGCCGGTGGCGCTGGATGTCAGCCAGATGTTCGAGGAGGCCTACTCCCTGCTCGCACCGCTGGCGATGGAGAAGGGCATCGACCTGTCGTTCAACGCCGAGCCCGGCCTGCAGATCAATGCGGACCCCGAACGCCTGTTCCAAGTGCTGTCGAACCTGATCGGCAACGCCATCAAATTCACCCCGCGCCAGGGCAATATCGGCATCAGCGCCATGAGCAATGGCGAGGAGATCGTATTTTCGGTGCGTGATTCCGGCGAGGGCATTGCCCCTGAACAGTTACCGCATGTGTTCGATCGCTACTGGACCCAAACCGAAAACAACCCCACCGGCAGCGGGCTGGGGCTGTACATCACCCAGGGGATTGTGCAGGCCCACGGCGGGCGGATCGAAGCCCAAAGTGAATTGGGCCGAGGC
It contains:
- a CDS encoding ATP-binding protein, which codes for MKPDDFEELLANCADEPIRFPGAIQPHGVLLTLSEPELNIIQVSANVGSLFGHAPEALLGQPLHTLVGAKHAQAVQAMAEHNTFFDAPPLHVSLNGAEFEGLLHRHQDVLVLEFEPRLKDFQPRALKGRTSDLGKMLQRLQAAKTLQALYEISVTEIQAMTGYDRVLIYRFEDEGHGQVIAEASAPSMELFNGLFFPASDIPEQARELYRTNWLRIIPNAAYEPVPLLPKLRPDTGQPLDLSFATLRSVSPIHCQYMQNMGVLSSMSISLMKGDKLWGLISCGNREPLLVPNDLRTACQTIGQVLSLQISAMEALDLSRQREEKVEALALLDQAMKASDVNVFDGLAQQGQLLMDLTLSGGVAIIEDKQLHRYGNCPEPAQIRALHKWLQNGGEPVFSSHNLASVYPPAAEFQKVASGVLAMSLPKPVDNGVLWFRPEVKENINWSGDPNKPLNLETSDTGLRLRPRTSFEIWKVEMAGISTKWSHGDRFAANDLRRSALENDLARQVLREQQAVRARDELVAVVSHDLRNPMTVISMLCGMMQKAFSSDGPHTSRRISSAIDTMQQAAGRMNVLLEDLLDTSKIEAGRYVVKPVALDVSQMFEEAYSLLAPLAMEKGIDLSFNAEPGLQINADPERLFQVLSNLIGNAIKFTPRQGNIGISAMSNGEEIVFSVRDSGEGIAPEQLPHVFDRYWTQTENNPTGSGLGLYITQGIVQAHGGRIEAQSELGRGSEFKFTVPKST